A DNA window from Hordeum vulgare subsp. vulgare chromosome 1H, MorexV3_pseudomolecules_assembly, whole genome shotgun sequence contains the following coding sequences:
- the LOC123401649 gene encoding nuclear transcription factor Y subunit C-3-like, with the protein MRIARPYSGVSRSGATARTGPHALPLARIKKIMKRSAGDGSGGDGAGARMISGEAPVVFSRACELFVAELTQAAWAATLEGRRRTVHAEDVAAAVRDTDLFDFLVDVVKPRGDDGGGVDAGGRLPPAAPVHRGALD; encoded by the coding sequence ATGAGGATCGCGAGGCCGTACTCGGGGGTGTCGAGAAGCGGGGCGACGGCGAGGACGGGGCCGCACGCGCTGCCGCTGGCGCGGATCAAGAAGATCATGAAGCGGTCGGCGGGGGACGgcagcggcggcgacggcgccGGGGCCAGGATGATCTCGGGCGAGGCGCCCGTGGTGTTCTCCAGGGCCTGCGAGCTATTCGTCGCCGAGCTGACGCAGGCCGCCTGGGCCGCCACGCTCGAGGGCCGCCGCCGGACCGTGCACGCCGAGGACGTCGCCGCCGCCGTCAGGGACACCGACCTCTTCGActtcctcgtcgacgtcgtcaaGCCCAGGggtgacgacggcggcggcgtcgaTGCCGGAGGccgcctcccgccggcagcccccgtcCACCGCGGCGCGCTCGACTAG